From Bacteroidota bacterium, a single genomic window includes:
- a CDS encoding lamin tail domain-containing protein, with protein MTGTAAALFADIGATGVGTIYSSASWAGTGTINLALNSTANTAIFAASSGAGFISMGLARGSTNTYFFRGWAGPNPPALSVTFTSAVANDLGLVTPAQPVSPVCNGLQNVSVTMSNSGSSTWDFGANPVTVECSVTGPNPTTFPAQTISAGTLASLGTQVVTFAAGSYDMSAAGTYIFTYSFNPAPTGDGNSANNTLVITVTTTIGITSTASPATICSGDISQLTTTVTGNSVGYSISSIAHTPDASTLVNAGPLGDEGSVSVALPFAFNFNGTNFTNVILHANGQVVMGTTNTAVNVFSPPTIPNTALPNNWIGFWADMEPQAGSTSWGIVGSAPNRKLISRFTNANFFSFTPGLSYQIELNETSNIVDVFITSLSTTSFNTRAIGWENSGGTAGGTPPGRNTGTWSTSNEGWRFSPALPPTFAWSPSTGLSSTSISNPTVDGSLIPVGTTVYTITVTDPTTGCLATRSVSITNNGIGNAAPTTTSATQCPGVPATLLASGANTLNWYDSQVGGTLVNTGPSWTQTFPATFTYWVSSDNGVCPSQRVPVTVTLPTLPPLFTTISKTTMCSGDTASLTATSQTISSYSEIFVGGGSTITQCQAWDNFLAAINPSTVSSIKMFGDQNAVAITGREVTNAVTAQAIATALKNRASGTFPAADGANTWIVSNGSCGSGCGAVPATVELSSDGTSCSCVSPGWSIRPNLTGFNSGGINVSTCGAPTSLVALSITNGTAFPSYAWAPATGLSSSTVSNPVIDGSALPIGITVYTVTVTDPTSGCTITATASIDILVTGNAAPTTVSATQCPGIPATLTATGAATLNWYDSEVGGTIVNTGSTWTQAFPATFTYWVSSDNGICPSQRVPVTVTLVNTIPMVANTTKSTICSGDTATLSVLAGSISLYSETFVGNGATTTQCQNWDNFLAAINPSFVNSIKMYGDQNPVAITGRTVTNVATAQAIATALKNRTTSTFAAADGINTWIVNAASCGSGCGATPATVELTSDGSTCSCIDPGWSIRPNLTGFNSGGINIGTCNGITNQVNLEISTLQALPSVTWAPATGLSCTTCANPICSATSTTTYTVTSTDPNNGCTITATVTVNVNPSPTTPTLDSTNSIFCGCGSANIFAQTVAPATSINWYSTPTGGTSVGNTPIDGLTAFVTPYSCGVQTWYAEAVTADGCGSIRLPVTITPFTPDPITVSNDTLICNGAGPLTLTVSSSNTNYAYSWSPAAGLSATTGTSVIASPTVTTDYIIVAFDPTSGCLNQDTITVGVGNTPSVAPTASALNDGCGTLITQLNANMVPGTPPIAVNAIIGTGTTQNGSTSEPAPYGNFWGTNKTQMLILASELSAAGLIPGSSLNGVSFDVVSTNGTAPLPNWTIYLGHTNATTLTGGTWLPVTQVLNPATYVPVVGTNPHTFSSAFTWDGVSNLVVQTCFNTGGSFTSNCTFNQTNTSFTSSHWVRQDPGDACVETTFTSTASTRPNMVFSANNAGVPVNITWSPAAGLSSTTSANPIATVSSSTTYTVVATESSSGCSASATITIVPFAVPPAPVTVNDTVCGISPGTLTATATNGGTLIWIPDSTSGEVLTTGPSYTTTVGSTTTFYVYEQDPLATTTNVGLTTTAPGATAFASSAGNYQTFDVTASTGIIINTVDIVPSFATPLSTPITIQLEDNLGNILATASAITTVAGATQTIPLGFVVPQGTGYRLRPAQNPNLQYHQSGFTNPYTIPNVVSITGWDGGATLYVFFYNWSVTYGCNGPKSAVTLVVNPPPPLTITPGGSTTFCNSGSVLLTAGGDPSWVNFSWSPATGLNQTTGSTVTSTLNIPGKYTYTVTADDGLPGGCVDTQSVSIEVFPAPFVNVSASPFDSICIGYSFQLNATAGSSSFKQLGNGTNPVNNTADVFNGGNANVRTQILYTAAELNAAGLVGPTNILTMGFQVANKLSTGIYSGFTIQMAHTGTAPPLFGTYLTPTFTNVFTGNISTTVGWNDFTLTTAFPWDGVSNIIVDICNGNGPPFGFDQVFCTPTSLNQTIGIAFLGCTAPNGTATLNRPNARFTGGTVSYSWTPASEITSTSVSNPVFTAVTDGPKTYTVTVTDPATGCTATGSVSFIASTTPKVPVIVFDGDSSICNSGSVTLSITNSNGNYQWQSSPDGINFTDIAAATNLSYTSPVLFNDIYYRAFVHCGDTSYSNVLFVKVHNPMITATINDTVCGQGTVTLIASSNNGYPIRWYNQSNAIVHYGDTFTTFVNATSNFFVEAVVDTSVQGTCFKIAEVIKFNGGQGTGFGGVLNDGSGQDFIEFMNMATSPRNMGGFKVERIGNSPFTFVIPAGQIIPSGGVLTLHMGTPGQADDPVNHHFNTGGITDATFSGASEAYILRDASDNIIDVVSVNLFNPIGVASGFPGAPTVTSADWTYNGTTLDNLGGLGGCIRISSDNNQSSDWAASTGPPTINMGAANPQLLPFVAPCGECTSIRDTVTAIVTAPPTFAIVSSNDTLCEGNCATLSVNAAGLLAYQNFEWTPSSGLSATTGSSVQVCPTANTTYTVTAYDAIAGCIGTATRVVTVNPAPILTSISATPLAMCLGDSAQITAVVPVPSLDYQVTAIPFVPLSPVGAPNNGPSGDDVITGPFPIGFSFPFYGVNKTDVFISTNGFISFNPFSGNGCCSGAFLPSPGFNPNDLIALAWNDLNAGFGSITHFNLTAPNRFVIQYTGVPHFGGGGVPVTGQIVLFQSGEIQIFTNAVTSDGSSQTQGVMNDVGTLGTASPGFNSTPFTATNTGFSFVIPPPTSISWSPAAGLSSTTVADPIAKPVATTTYTLTLTNNNTGCTTTDSVEIVVSPFPTPVITPGDTLACVNAITNYYVYAVDTGAYAAGYPPGTTFDWGDLNGPIADKDSAIVGPAELLSGLVSVTVTLPLALGGCIGYSNTITLNFQEPQTQVFLSQDSVDGCTPNSGCVYVENISGNGPFRYVWVDQNGDTIKNVVSANSVSGPYDTDGDLILDDFDGNPGPDIYTIYSDTVCGLQVGNYTVYVSTNASSSYPPPSCVATASIDLGRKRCLNITDPCVCTNNIDAGFRSNPTDGQFSELITLYGGSSPWSLVSLTTSSGRPTSNVAAPVCTGDNTLETVAVSSADIIEHIANDSSTLTFYMFDGDSYNALFMDANGDTISITGGGCNYPPMPIADVTVSICSDSTQLNVQDMVFPGGVDPSISIQWYEDSTCTANPLSYSALSDIPTNYPDIYDAYNPGPNGIGYTVYHFYVAADSVADPTCEGARSMVSVLSNNVVAEITSITNVNCYGEATGAVDMTMINGTAPFTYEWSNGTTDEDLSNVVASTYTLTVTDSLGCQFITAIEILENPAFAIGKTISPNLCHGDSTGQIAVYVSGAVSPYTYQWSNGATTAINNYLTAGTYTLTVTDSLGCDTIMTFYIFEPNMLDKNFTITQPLCAGQTGSINITAFGGTPWSGAGIHAAGYDYSLDGGAVQSSGLFTGISSGTHTVLITDSNGCNLAVVFTITAPAPLICGGSVSNTMCNGGSDGMITSNITGGTAPYTYSWSTGATTQTIGGLAAGAYTVTVTDANGCTMSCTYNIVEPPAITFTLVVCDNIKCYGGNDGKACLNNVVGGTAPYTYQWNTIPAQTTANANRPNGRNMDVNHYRCHGMHDNRFGNN; from the coding sequence TTGACTGGGACTGCGGCCGCATTATTTGCGGATATTGGCGCAACAGGTGTAGGAACCATATATTCAAGTGCATCATGGGCAGGCACTGGCACCATAAATTTAGCATTGAATTCAACTGCTAATACAGCAATATTTGCCGCTTCAAGTGGTGCTGGTTTTATTTCTATGGGATTAGCAAGAGGCTCCACTAATACATATTTTTTCCGTGGTTGGGCAGGACCCAATCCACCGGCATTATCTGTAACTTTCACTTCTGCAGTAGCTAACGATTTGGGTCTTGTAACTCCAGCTCAACCGGTTTCACCAGTTTGCAATGGGTTACAAAATGTGTCTGTTACCATGTCAAATTCCGGATCAAGTACATGGGATTTCGGAGCTAATCCGGTTACGGTTGAGTGTTCTGTTACCGGACCCAACCCTACCACTTTCCCAGCTCAAACAATAAGTGCTGGTACCTTGGCCTCACTTGGTACACAAGTAGTAACCTTTGCTGCCGGGTCATATGATATGAGTGCTGCCGGTACATATATATTTACGTATTCCTTTAATCCTGCTCCGACAGGCGATGGTAACTCCGCAAACAATACACTGGTAATAACAGTGACCACTACCATAGGCATTACCTCTACCGCATCTCCTGCTACTATCTGCTCGGGTGATATATCTCAACTAACAACAACGGTTACCGGTAACTCAGTAGGATATTCTATCTCATCTATAGCTCATACTCCTGATGCAAGCACCTTGGTCAATGCAGGTCCTCTTGGTGACGAAGGTTCCGTTTCGGTTGCGTTGCCATTTGCATTTAATTTTAATGGTACCAATTTTACCAACGTTATATTGCATGCCAACGGACAAGTTGTAATGGGTACAACAAACACGGCAGTTAATGTTTTTAGCCCTCCAACTATTCCAAATACGGCACTACCAAATAATTGGATAGGCTTTTGGGCAGACATGGAGCCTCAAGCAGGTTCAACAAGTTGGGGAATAGTAGGTTCTGCACCCAATCGAAAGCTAATTTCACGATTTACAAATGCCAATTTCTTTAGTTTTACTCCAGGTTTATCTTATCAAATTGAATTGAATGAAACATCTAATATTGTGGATGTTTTTATTACAAGTTTATCTACCACCTCATTTAATACACGTGCCATTGGATGGGAAAATTCAGGAGGAACCGCAGGCGGTACTCCTCCGGGTCGTAATACTGGCACCTGGTCAACCTCAAATGAAGGCTGGAGATTTTCACCCGCCTTACCTCCAACCTTTGCCTGGTCGCCTTCAACAGGCCTAAGCTCAACGTCAATTTCAAATCCAACAGTTGATGGATCTTTAATTCCAGTAGGAACAACGGTTTATACCATCACTGTAACCGACCCTACAACTGGTTGTTTGGCAACAAGAAGTGTAAGCATTACCAATAACGGAATAGGTAATGCAGCTCCAACCACTACCAGTGCAACTCAATGTCCGGGTGTTCCGGCAACATTGTTAGCCTCTGGTGCCAATACATTAAATTGGTATGACTCACAGGTTGGTGGTACTCTGGTAAATACAGGTCCATCCTGGACTCAAACATTCCCCGCTACCTTTACCTATTGGGTATCTAGCGATAATGGCGTGTGCCCGAGCCAACGTGTTCCGGTTACTGTTACCTTACCTACACTGCCTCCATTATTTACTACTATATCTAAAACCACCATGTGTAGCGGTGACACCGCCTCGCTAACTGCTACTTCTCAAACTATATCATCTTATTCAGAGATATTTGTTGGTGGTGGTTCAACTATTACCCAATGCCAGGCTTGGGATAATTTCCTTGCTGCAATAAATCCGTCAACGGTTTCAAGCATTAAAATGTTCGGAGACCAAAATGCAGTAGCAATAACCGGACGTGAGGTTACAAACGCTGTTACGGCCCAGGCTATTGCCACGGCCTTAAAAAACAGGGCTTCAGGAACATTCCCTGCTGCCGATGGCGCGAATACATGGATTGTATCTAATGGATCTTGTGGCAGCGGTTGTGGTGCTGTCCCTGCAACAGTAGAACTGTCATCTGACGGAACCAGCTGCTCGTGTGTTAGTCCAGGATGGTCTATTCGCCCAAACTTAACAGGATTCAATTCAGGAGGTATAAACGTTTCTACTTGTGGCGCACCAACTAGCCTTGTGGCTTTAAGCATAACTAATGGTACCGCCTTCCCATCATATGCATGGGCGCCAGCTACAGGGTTAAGTAGTTCTACCGTTTCTAATCCTGTTATTGATGGAAGTGCATTACCTATTGGAATAACCGTTTATACGGTTACTGTTACAGACCCAACATCGGGTTGTACTATAACAGCAACAGCTTCTATTGATATACTTGTCACAGGAAATGCAGCACCTACAACGGTTAGTGCAACACAATGCCCGGGCATTCCGGCAACGTTAACTGCAACTGGTGCAGCCACCTTAAATTGGTATGATTCGGAAGTTGGAGGAACAATTGTTAACACCGGATCAACATGGACGCAAGCTTTCCCTGCTACATTTACTTATTGGGTTAGTAGTGATAATGGAATTTGCCCTAGCCAGCGTGTTCCTGTTACTGTTACCTTAGTGAATACTATTCCTATGGTAGCTAACACTACAAAATCGACAATTTGTTCTGGTGATACAGCCACATTATCAGTATTAGCTGGAAGTATAAGCTTATATTCTGAAACGTTTGTCGGTAATGGTGCAACTACAACTCAATGTCAGAATTGGGATAACTTCCTTGCTGCTATTAATCCATCATTTGTTAACTCAATAAAAATGTATGGAGATCAGAACCCGGTTGCAATTACAGGGCGTACTGTGACCAATGTTGCAACTGCTCAAGCAATAGCTACCGCATTAAAGAATAGAACTACTAGCACATTTGCTGCTGCTGATGGCATTAATACCTGGATTGTTAACGCTGCATCATGCGGCAGTGGCTGCGGAGCAACACCTGCCACGGTTGAATTAACCTCTGATGGTTCAACGTGTTCTTGTATTGATCCGGGATGGTCTATTCGCCCTAATTTAACAGGTTTTAACTCAGGCGGTATTAACATTGGAACCTGCAATGGAATTACAAATCAGGTTAATCTTGAAATTTCAACTTTGCAGGCATTGCCAAGTGTTACTTGGGCTCCGGCAACCGGTTTGAGCTGCACAACTTGTGCTAATCCAATATGTTCTGCAACTTCAACAACAACCTATACCGTAACAAGTACAGATCCGAATAACGGCTGTACCATTACTGCAACGGTAACTGTTAATGTTAATCCTTCTCCTACAACACCTACACTTGACAGCACCAATAGTATTTTCTGTGGTTGCGGATCAGCAAATATTTTTGCCCAGACGGTTGCTCCGGCCACTTCAATTAATTGGTACTCGACTCCAACCGGAGGCACATCGGTAGGTAATACCCCAATAGATGGATTAACAGCTTTTGTTACTCCTTATTCTTGTGGTGTGCAAACGTGGTATGCCGAAGCCGTTACGGCTGATGGTTGCGGATCAATAAGATTGCCAGTAACTATTACGCCATTTACACCAGACCCCATAACTGTAAGTAACGATACATTAATATGTAATGGCGCAGGCCCTCTTACATTGACAGTTTCTTCTTCCAATACTAATTATGCATATTCATGGTCTCCGGCAGCTGGTTTATCCGCTACAACCGGCACTTCGGTAATTGCAAGCCCAACAGTGACCACAGATTATATAATTGTGGCATTTGATCCTACATCCGGATGCTTAAATCAGGATACAATTACAGTAGGAGTAGGGAATACGCCTTCTGTGGCACCTACAGCCAGTGCATTGAATGACGGTTGTGGAACGTTGATCACTCAATTAAATGCCAACATGGTACCTGGTACTCCACCTATAGCAGTTAATGCTATTATAGGTACAGGCACAACGCAAAATGGATCGACATCTGAGCCGGCACCGTACGGTAATTTTTGGGGAACCAACAAAACCCAAATGTTAATACTTGCATCTGAATTATCAGCAGCTGGTTTAATACCAGGGTCAAGCTTAAATGGTGTTTCGTTTGATGTTGTAAGTACAAATGGTACTGCTCCATTACCTAACTGGACCATCTATTTGGGCCACACCAATGCTACTACGCTAACTGGTGGCACTTGGCTTCCTGTAACTCAGGTTCTAAATCCGGCAACATATGTACCCGTTGTTGGTACTAATCCACACACATTCTCATCTGCTTTTACTTGGGATGGAGTGTCAAATTTAGTAGTTCAAACTTGTTTCAATACTGGCGGATCGTTTACAAGCAATTGTACGTTTAATCAAACAAATACATCTTTCACTTCATCGCATTGGGTTAGACAAGACCCTGGTGATGCTTGTGTTGAGACAACATTTACAAGTACTGCTTCCACAAGACCTAATATGGTTTTTTCTGCCAACAACGCAGGTGTACCGGTAAATATTACCTGGTCGCCAGCTGCGGGTTTAAGCAGCACCACGAGTGCAAATCCTATAGCAACTGTTTCGAGTTCAACGACCTATACCGTGGTTGCAACCGAAAGTTCTTCTGGATGTTCGGCCTCAGCTACAATTACGATAGTACCATTTGCTGTTCCACCGGCACCCGTTACAGTTAACGATACGGTTTGCGGTATTTCACCGGGAACATTAACTGCAACAGCTACCAATGGCGGAACCTTAATTTGGATTCCGGACTCAACAAGCGGAGAGGTATTGACTACCGGTCCATCATACACCACCACCGTAGGTTCTACTACCACATTTTATGTGTATGAGCAAGATCCATTAGCAACTACTACCAACGTAGGTTTAACAACCACCGCACCCGGAGCAACAGCATTTGCCAGTTCAGCCGGAAATTATCAGACCTTTGATGTAACAGCAAGTACCGGAATAATAATCAATACAGTTGATATTGTTCCATCATTTGCAACGCCATTAAGCACTCCAATAACAATTCAGTTGGAAGATAATTTAGGTAATATATTGGCAACCGCATCAGCTATTACAACTGTTGCAGGTGCTACACAAACTATTCCACTTGGATTTGTGGTTCCTCAGGGTACAGGATACAGACTTCGCCCTGCTCAAAATCCTAATTTACAATATCATCAGTCAGGATTCACTAATCCTTATACGATACCTAATGTAGTTTCCATTACCGGATGGGATGGTGGAGCAACATTATATGTATTCTTCTATAACTGGAGTGTTACTTATGGTTGCAACGGTCCAAAGTCGGCTGTTACCTTAGTTGTAAATCCCCCACCGCCATTAACTATCACACCGGGCGGTTCAACTACCTTCTGCAATAGCGGTTCAGTATTGCTTACTGCTGGTGGAGATCCTTCTTGGGTTAACTTTAGTTGGTCTCCGGCCACAGGGTTAAATCAAACAACAGGTTCAACAGTTACTTCAACATTAAATATTCCCGGAAAATATACATATACGGTTACAGCAGACGATGGTCTCCCTGGAGGTTGTGTTGATACGCAGTCAGTATCAATTGAGGTTTTCCCGGCACCTTTTGTAAATGTTTCTGCATCACCATTTGATTCTATATGTATTGGTTATTCATTCCAACTAAATGCTACTGCCGGGTCATCGAGTTTTAAGCAACTTGGAAACGGTACCAATCCGGTTAACAATACAGCCGATGTATTTAACGGTGGTAATGCCAACGTTAGAACACAAATTTTGTACACCGCTGCCGAGTTGAATGCGGCAGGCTTAGTAGGCCCAACTAATATATTAACTATGGGCTTCCAGGTAGCAAATAAGTTGAGCACAGGTATCTATTCTGGATTTACAATTCAAATGGCGCATACCGGAACGGCTCCACCGCTATTTGGAACATACCTAACTCCTACATTTACCAATGTGTTTACAGGAAACATTTCAACTACTGTTGGATGGAATGATTTTACCCTTACGACTGCATTTCCATGGGACGGTGTCTCAAATATTATTGTAGATATTTGTAATGGCAATGGCCCTCCATTCGGCTTCGATCAGGTATTTTGCACACCTACCTCTTTAAATCAAACAATAGGAATAGCTTTTCTTGGATGTACCGCACCAAATGGAACAGCAACATTAAATCGTCCAAATGCCCGTTTTACCGGAGGAACCGTATCATATTCATGGACCCCTGCATCTGAAATTACAAGTACTTCTGTTTCCAATCCTGTATTTACTGCTGTAACTGATGGACCTAAAACATATACAGTAACGGTTACCGATCCGGCAACCGGTTGTACAGCAACTGGAAGTGTAAGCTTTATAGCCAGCACTACGCCAAAAGTTCCGGTTATTGTATTTGATGGTGATTCTTCAATATGTAATTCGGGTTCTGTTACTCTTTCAATAACTAACTCTAACGGTAATTATCAATGGCAAAGTTCGCCTGATGGAATTAATTTTACAGACATAGCTGCGGCAACCAACTTGTCATATACCAGTCCGGTACTATTTAACGACATCTATTATCGTGCTTTTGTTCATTGTGGCGACACTTCTTACTCGAATGTATTATTTGTAAAAGTGCATAACCCTATGATTACTGCAACTATAAATGATACCGTTTGCGGACAGGGAACAGTAACCTTAATAGCGTCTTCAAATAATGGTTATCCTATCAGATGGTATAATCAGTCTAACGCTATTGTGCACTATGGAGATACTTTTACAACCTTTGTAAATGCAACTTCTAATTTCTTTGTTGAAGCAGTAGTTGACACAAGTGTGCAAGGAACTTGCTTCAAAATTGCCGAGGTTATTAAATTTAACGGTGGTCAAGGAACCGGATTTGGCGGAGTGCTTAACGATGGATCCGGACAGGATTTTATCGAATTTATGAATATGGCAACCTCACCACGCAATATGGGTGGATTTAAGGTAGAAAGAATTGGTAATTCTCCTTTCACCTTCGTAATTCCTGCAGGACAGATTATTCCATCAGGAGGCGTGTTAACGCTTCATATGGGTACTCCAGGCCAGGCAGACGATCCTGTAAATCATCACTTTAATACAGGTGGTATTACTGATGCAACATTTTCCGGTGCTTCCGAAGCCTATATTTTACGCGATGCATCTGATAATATAATAGATGTAGTGTCAGTTAACCTGTTTAACCCAATTGGGGTAGCATCAGGTTTCCCCGGAGCACCAACGGTAACTTCAGCAGATTGGACATATAACGGCACAACCTTAGATAATTTAGGCGGTTTAGGTGGTTGTATCCGTATTAGTTCTGACAATAATCAGTCAAGCGATTGGGCTGCATCAACTGGCCCTCCTACCATAAATATGGGTGCCGCAAATCCTCAATTGTTACCTTTTGTTGCCCCTTGTGGCGAATGTACCTCAATAAGAGATACGGTAACTGCAATAGTAACTGCTCCACCTACCTTTGCTATAGTATCATCAAACGATACCCTATGCGAAGGAAATTGTGCAACTTTGAGTGTTAATGCTGCCGGTTTATTGGCATATCAAAATTTTGAGTGGACTCCTTCATCTGGATTGAGCGCAACAACCGGAAGCAGCGTGCAAGTATGCCCTACGGCCAATACAACATATACAGTAACAGCTTATGATGCTATAGCAGGATGTATAGGTACAGCAACCCGAGTGGTTACAGTAAATCCGGCACCAATTTTAACAAGTATATCTGCCACTCCGTTGGCTATGTGTTTAGGTGATTCAGCTCAAATTACTGCAGTTGTTCCTGTGCCATCGCTCGACTATCAAGTAACTGCTATACCATTTGTACCTCTCTCGCCTGTAGGAGCACCAAACAATGGCCCATCAGGTGATGATGTAATCACAGGTCCTTTCCCAATTGGATTTAGTTTCCCATTTTATGGGGTAAATAAGACGGATGTATTTATCAGCACTAATGGTTTTATATCTTTCAATCCATTTTCCGGCAACGGCTGCTGTTCAGGAGCTTTCCTTCCTTCTCCCGGATTTAATCCAAATGATCTGATTGCTTTAGCCTGGAATGATTTGAATGCAGGTTTTGGAAGCATCACTCATTTTAACTTAACAGCACCCAATCGTTTTGTAATTCAATATACCGGAGTTCCACATTTTGGTGGCGGTGGTGTCCCAGTGACTGGTCAAATTGTACTATTTCAATCAGGTGAAATTCAAATCTTTACTAATGCTGTTACATCTGATGGAAGCAGTCAAACACAAGGAGTGATGAATGATGTGGGAACTTTAGGCACAGCATCACCTGGTTTTAATTCGACCCCGTTTACAGCTACTAATACAGGGTTCAGTTTTGTTATTCCTCCGCCTACATCTATTTCATGGTCGCCTGCAGCAGGCTTAAGCTCCACAACCGTAGCAGATCCGATAGCGAAACCTGTGGCTACAACGACTTACACATTAACTCTCACAAATAATAATACTGGTTGTACAACGACTGATTCAGTTGAAATTGTTGTTTCGCCTTTCCCCACACCAGTCATTACTCCAGGCGATACGCTTGCATGTGTTAACGCTATAACAAACTACTATGTATATGCTGTTGATACGGGTGCTTATGCTGCTGGTTATCCTCCAGGAACTACCTTTGATTGGGGGGATCTTAATGGCCCTATAGCTGATAAAGATAGCGCCATTGTAGGCCCTGCTGAATTATTAAGCGGTTTGGTATCGGTAACTGTTACACTTCCTCTGGCCTTAGGTGGATGTATTGGTTATTCAAATACGATCACATTAAATTTCCAGGAACCACAAACTCAAGTTTTCTTGTCTCAGGACAGTGTAGATGGCTGTACGCCAAACTCTGGCTGTGTTTATGTTGAGAATATTAGTGGCAATGGACCTTTCCGTTATGTATGGGTTGACCAAAATGGTGATACTATTAAAAATGTGGTTTCTGCTAATAGTGTTTCTGGCCCTTATGATACGGATGGAGACTTGATTTTGGATGATTTTGATGGAAACCCTGGTCCTGATATTTACACAATTTATTCCGACACTGTATGTGGACTCCAAGTTGGTAACTACACAGTTTATGTTTCTACCAATGCAAGTTCTTCTTATCCTCCTCCTTCTTGTGTTGCCACGGCTTCAATTGATTTAGGTCGTAAGAGATGTCTAAATATTACTGATCCGTGCGTTTGTACCAATAATATTGATGCTGGATTTAGAAGCAATCCAACAGATGGACAGTTCAGTGAGTTAATTACACTTTATGGTGGGTCTAGTCCATGGTCATTGGTTTCATTAACTACATCATCAGGGCGCCCGACATCAAATGTTGCAGCACCTGTTTGCACCGGTGATAATACCCTTGAGACAGTAGCAGTATCAAGCGCTGATATTATTGAACATATAGCAAATGATAGCTCAACACTGACATTCTATATGTTTGATGGCGACAGCTATAATGCCTTATTCATGGATGCAAATGGAGATACGATAAGTATTACAGGTGGCGGATGTAATTATCCCCCAATGCCGATTGCTGATGTTACTGTTTCAATATGCTCTGACAGCACCCAATTGAATGTTCAGGATATGGTGTTCCCTGGTGGAGTAGATCCTAGTATTTCTATTCAGTGGTACGAAGATTCAACTTGCACAGCCAATCCATTATCTTACAGTGCATTATCAGATATTCCGACTAACTATCCCGATATTTATGATGCATATAATCCAGGACCAAATGGCATTGGATACACAGTTTATCACTTCTATGTAGCCGCTGATTCAGTAGCTGATCCAACTTGCGAAGGTGCTCGATCTATGGTTTCAGTACTTTCAAATAATGTTGTTGCTGAAATTACTTCTATAACTAATGTAAATTGTTATGGTGAGGCAACAGGTGCAGTTGATATGACAATGATTAATGGTACTGCGCCATTTACTTATGAATGGAGCAATGGTACAACCGATGAAGATCTTTCAAATGTTGTGGCAAGTACGTATACACTTACAGTTACTGATTCATTAGGTTGTCAATTTATTACTGCAATAGAGATTCTCGAGAACCCGGCATTTGCTATAGGTAAAACAATAAGCCCTAATTTATGTCACGGTGATAGTACAGGACAGATTGCAGTATATGTTAGTGGTGCGGTATCACCCTACACCTATCAATGGAGCAATGGCGCCACCACCGCCATCAACAATTATTTGACTGCAGGCACATATACACTTACAGTAACAGATAGTTTAGGATGCGATACGATCATGACCTTCTACATATTCGAGCCTAACATGTTAGATAAGAATTTCACGATTACCCAACCATTATGTGCTGGCCAAACAGGTAGCATAAATATCACAGCCTTTGGCGGCACGCCATGGAGCGGTGCAGGCATACACGCAGCAGGCTACGACTATAGCCTTGATGGTGGAGCAGTTCAAAGCAGTGGCTTGTTTACAGGCATAAGCTCAGGTACTCACACGGTATTAATTACGGATAGCAACGGCTGTAATCTGGCAGTTGTATTTACCATCACAGCTCCGGCACCACTTATTTGTGGTGGCAGCGTAAGCAATACGATGTGCAACGGAGGCAGCGATGGAATGATAACGAGCAACATAACCGGAGGCACCGCCCCCTATACATACAGTTGGAGCACGGGTGCTACTACCCAAACAATAGGAGGCCTAGCGGCAGGTGCGTATACAGTAACGGTAACTGATGCCAATGGATGTACCATGAGTTGCACGTATAATATAGTAGAGCCACCTGCCATAACCTTTACCTTAGTTGTTTGCGATAATATCAAATGTTATGGTGGCAATGATGGCAAGGCATGTTTAAATAATGTAGTAGGAGGCACGGCCCCATATACCTACCAGTGGAATACGATTCCAGCACAGACTACCGCCAATGCAAACCGGCCTAACGGCAGGAACATGGACGTTAACCATTACCGATGCCATGGGATGCATGACAATCGGTTCGGTAACAATTAG